A genomic stretch from Carassius auratus strain Wakin chromosome 37, ASM336829v1, whole genome shotgun sequence includes:
- the LOC113056061 gene encoding MKL/myocardin-like protein 1 isoform X4: MLDTNHCLHIDTSSFEDQPVQNGEDKLSVTLDCDRHAYHCLKEVLQLKLQQRRTREELVSQGIMPPLKSPAAFHEQLKSLERARTEDYLKRKIRSRPERSELVRMHILEETSAEPSLQAKQLKLKRARLADDLNDKISHRPGPIELIHKNIIPVHTLIGTESPKGESSSLDEDSSDALSPDPQCSQDSPLGLAPQHSPSDVLKMNGDLSPTQFLTQAPPPPLVVSNVSPPRHLTSETNMTNSSRPPTGHAKQSKSSTDRTSQRSKKPKDNKPKVKKLKYHQYIPPDQKNDREPPPELDSSYAKILHQQQLFLQLQIINQQQQHYNYHTILPAPPKLPAEKQQTSSNPGPSPSQTFSTCSTVSSNHNGPNRQSQPTVGGAKPSTLPANLDEFKVAELKHELKLRGLTVSGTKNDLIERLKNYQEQNGSSAAGAAATKPGPAQLPQVSVQSSGAAPHQAPKDTVVPLSAFPVTATTRVHSTPPQIMRFSSTSSSPPASPTPSDRSLAALSPDEASCNGDVFGEMVSSPLTQLSLHPSPDHPSPIKEESHGQMQSSCSLSHPGPLSQDPGPVAATGSAVSPLNKDQMLQEKDKQIEELTRMLRQKQRLVETLRSQLEQGKRGAAADITDNTGNAEIPLLSNGVEVKVKEEIKDEMDTTEDLLKQVQPQKKIQTQCSQQTLLKLQQIHRLQQQQQMLVDVPGVQQQKTQLLQHQQQQNEPQVLQLQQQKMQLLQQQQKAQLLQQQKTQLLQQQKTQLLQQQKKAQLLQQKTLLQQQQKTQLQQQQKTQVLHQQQQQKLQQLIIQQRQQQSNQKQQPKPQNQPQQQVQTQMIVNQQSSTPITTSFPLDLLKAHPTPTLVTDSNGNRYLIALTSNSVDSLTGKSPQSKSNGWITLQRLQSTPTKLPSQSSTSMATSANQSQAVREPVTKVQKVGLHLETPTVKESSQPVSAPASFEPFFCEESNTLSKPSSPPSFKEDICPSFDRHTLFTPSSPKPNPHPPQHFKDNVSNNQQIDDLFEILMKSGEISSGFKASQDPSLSDLPSSPPTPSPPPSPHHFLPPTHHPDTQNRPCSGTGRLEDFLESTTGAPLLGVEPDGPLTLIDDLHNQMLSTSSILDHPSSPMDTSDLSFSLHPASLDFEDPTLDGMDWLDIPVGGGGSNSNSGGMVLAPLSSHTPPSVFSADFLDSSDLQLHWDSCL, from the exons TTCTTCAGCTCAAACTACAACAGAGAAGGACGCGAGAGGAGCTGGTCAGCCAAGGAATCATGCCTC CATTGAAGAGTCCAGCTGCCTTCCATGAACAGTTGAAAAGTCTGGAGAGAGCACGC ACTGAGGATTACCTGAAGAGGAAGATCAGGAGTCGGCCAGAGAGGTCAGAACTGGTCAGAATGCACATCCTCGAAG AGACCTCAGCTGAGCCCTCACTGCAGGCCAAGCAGCTGAAGCTGAAGAGAGCCCGACTGGCAGATGATCTCAATGATAAGATCTCCCACCGCCCTGGACCCATCGAACTCATCCACAAGAACATAATCCCTGTGCACACGCTCATTG GTACAGAGTCTCCGAAGGGTGAGAGCTCCTCACTGGACGAGGACAGTAGTGATGCCCTATCACCGGACCCCCAGTGCAGTCAGGACTCTCCGTTGGGTCTAGCCCCTCAACACTCCCCGTCTGATGTGCTGAAAATGAATGGAGACCTCTCACCCACTCAG TTCCTCACTCaggcccctcctcctcctctcgtTGTATCCAATGTTTCTCCACCACGGCATCTAACCAGTGAAACTAACATGACAAACTCTTCCCGTCCACCAACAGGACATGCAAAG CAGTCCAAGTCCAGCACGGATCGGACATCACAACGATCCAAGAAACCCAAAGATAACAAGCCCAAAGTGAAGAAACTCAAATATCACCAGTATATCCCACCTGACCAGAAGAACGACCGGGAGCCGCCTCCTGAACTGGACTCCTCGTACGCCAAGATCCTCCACCAGCAGCAGCTCTTTCTTCAGCTTCAGATCATTAACCAGCAACAGCAGCACTACAACTACCACACTATCTTACCCGCACCTCCAAA ACTTCCTGCTGAAAAGCAGCAAACATCCAGCAATCCAGGCCCCTCCCCTTCCCAGACTTTTTCCACGTGCTCTACAGTCTCCTCCAATCACAATGGGCCCAATCGTCAGAGCCAGCCTACAGTGGGAGGAGCTAAGCCCAGCACTTTACCTGCAAACCTGGATGAATTCAAA GTTGCTGAACTTAAACATGAGCTCAAATTGAGGGGTTTGACAGTATCGGGCACTAAGAATGATCTGATCGAACGACTGAAGAACTACCAGGAGCAGAATGGTTCATCAGCCGCAGGGGCTGCAGCTACAAAACCCGGCCCTGCTCAGTTACCACAGGTGTCAGTTCAGTCATCTGGTGCCGCCCCACATCAAGCCCCGAAAGATACAGTTGTTCCATTGTCAGCCTTTCCTGTAACGGCTACCACCCGGGTCCACAGCACTCCACCTCAAATCATGCGCTTCAGCAGCACTAGCTCCTCTCCTCCTGCATCTCCGACCCCCTCTGACCGCTCTCTGGCTGCATTGAGTCCTGATGAAGCAAGCTGCAATGGGGATGTGTTTGGAGAAATG GTTTCCTCGCCTCTCACTCAGCTCAGCCTGCACCCCTCTCCAGACCACCCCTCCCCAATTAAAGAGGAGTCTCATGGGCAGATGCAGTCCTCCTGCAGCCTTTCTCACCCAGGTCCGCTGTCTCAGGATCCAGGTCCCGTGGCAGCAACAGGATCTGCTGTGTCTCCTCTGAACAAAGACCAAATGCTTCAAGAGAAGGACAAGCAGATCGAGGAGTTGACACGGATGCTTAGACAGAAGCAGAGGCTGGTGGAGACCCTGCGCTCTCAGCTGGAGCAGGGTAAGCGTGGAGCAGCCGCAGACATAACGGACAACACGGGTAACGCTGAAATACCATTGCTGTCTAACGGTGTGGAAGTGAAGGTAAAGGAAGAGATTAAGGATGAAATGGACACAACAGAGGACCTGCTGAAGCAAGTCCAGCCCCAGAAGAAGATCCAGACGCAGTGTTCGCAGCAGACTCTACTCAAACTGCAGCAAATTCACcggctgcagcagcagcagcaaatgCTGGTGGACGTACCAGGTGTACAGCAACAGAAGACACAGTTATTGCAACATCAGCAGCAGCAAAATGAAC CACAGGTGTTACAGTTGCAGCAGCAGAAAATGCAGCTGCTGCAGCAACAGCAGAAGGCACAGTTACTGCAGCAGCAGAAGACACAGTTACTGCAGCAGCAGAAGACACAGTTACTGCAGCAGCAGAAGAAGGCACAGTTACTGCAACAGAAGACTCTGTTACAACAGCAGCAAAAGACTCAGTTGCAGCAGCAACAGAAGACGCAGGTACTgcatcagcagcagcaacaaAAGCTGCAGCAGCTCATCATCCAGCAGAGGCAGCAACAAAGCAATCAGAAGCAGCAGCCGAAGCCACAAAATCAGCCACAGCAGCAGGTACAGACACAG atgatCGTCAACCAGCAGTCTAGTACTCCAATTACTACATCTTTCCCACTGGATCTCCTGAAAGCTCATCCCACTCCCACGTTGGTCACTGACAGTAATGGAAACCGTTATCTGATTGCACTCACCAGTAATAGTGTGGACAGCCTGACTGGAAAATCTCCTCAGAGCAAATCCAATGGATGGATTACTCTACAG AGATTGCAGTCGACTCCTACCAAGCTTCCTAGCCAGTCATCTACTAGTATGGCTACTTCTGCCAATCAATCACAAGCTGTCAGAGAGCCCGTCACCAAA GTTCAGAAAGTAGGGCTCCACTTGGAAACTCCAACTGTTAAAGAGTCCAGCCAGCCAGTGTCTGCACCAGCCAGTTTTGAGCCCTTCTTCTGTGAGGAATCGAACACGCTGAGCAAACCCTCCTCACCCCCTTCGTTTAAG GAGGACATTTGCCCATCTTTTGATCGACACACTTTATTTACCCCTTCCTCCCCAAAGCCGAACCCTCACCCTCCTCAGCATTTCAAA GATAATGTCTCAAACAACCAGCAAATAGACGATCTGTTTGAAATCCTGATGAAGAgtggag AAATTTCCTCTGGATTTAAAGCCAGTCAAGACCCCTCCCTGTCAGACCTCCCCTCCAGCCCACCCACTCCATCCCCACCTCCTTCTCCGCACCACTTCTTGCCACCCACACATCACCCCGACACCCAGAACAGGCCTTGCTCTGGAACAGGCCGTCTGGAGGACTTCCTGGAGAGCACCACCGGTGCCCCTCTTCTCGGTGTGGAGCCGGACGGACCTTTGACGTTAATCGATGACCTCCACAATCAAATGCTGAGCACTTCCAGTATTCTGGACCATCCCTCATCTCCAATGGACACCAGTGACCTGAGCTTCTCGCTCCACCCTGCCAGCCTGGACTTTGAAGACCCCACCTTGGATGGCATGGATTGGCTGGACATACCTGTGGGAGGAGGGGGCAGCAATTCTAACAGTGGGGGTATGGTTCTTGCCCCTCTGAGCTCGCACACCCCACCCAGTGTATTCTCTGCAGACTTTTTGGACAGTTCAGATCTGCAGCTCCACTGGGACTCATGTTTGTAG
- the LOC113056061 gene encoding MKL/myocardin-like protein 1 isoform X2, with translation MVSAVGNGTVPSPQSEAVTSELQELTLQSVPSLPPLKERKNVLQLKLQQRRTREELVSQGIMPPLKSPAAFHEQLKSLERARTEDYLKRKIRSRPERSELVRMHILEETSAEPSLQAKQLKLKRARLADDLNDKISHRPGPIELIHKNIIPVHTLIGTESPKGESSSLDEDSSDALSPDPQCSQDSPLGLAPQHSPSDVLKMNGDLSPTQFLTQAPPPPLVVSNVSPPRHLTSETNMTNSSRPPTGHAKQSKSSTDRTSQRSKKPKDNKPKVKKLKYHQYIPPDQKNDREPPPELDSSYAKILHQQQLFLQLQIINQQQQHYNYHTILPAPPKLPAEKQQTSSNPGPSPSQTFSTCSTVSSNHNGPNRQSQPTVGGAKPSTLPANLDEFKVAELKHELKLRGLTVSGTKNDLIERLKNYQEQNGSSAAGAAATKPGPAQLPQVSVQSSGAAPHQAPKDTVVPLSAFPVTATTRVHSTPPQIMRFSSTSSSPPASPTPSDRSLAALSPDEASCNGDVFGEMVSSPLTQLSLHPSPDHPSPIKEESHGQMQSSCSLSHPGPLSQDPGPVAATGSAVSPLNKDQMLQEKDKQIEELTRMLRQKQRLVETLRSQLEQGKRGAAADITDNTGNAEIPLLSNGVEVKVKEEIKDEMDTTEDLLKQVQPQKKIQTQCSQQTLLKLQQIHRLQQQQQMLVDVPGVQQQKTQLLQHQQQQNEPLKLQQEQGKTQVLQLQQQKMQLLQQQQKAQLLQQQKTQLLQQQKTQLLQQQKKAQLLQQKTLLQQQQKTQLQQQQKTQVLHQQQQQKLQQLIIQQRQQQSNQKQQPKPQNQPQQQVQTQMIVNQQSSTPITTSFPLDLLKAHPTPTLVTDSNGNRYLIALTSNSVDSLTGKSPQSKSNGWITLQRLQSTPTKLPSQSSTSMATSANQSQAVREPVTKVQKVGLHLETPTVKESSQPVSAPASFEPFFCEESNTLSKPSSPPSFKEDICPSFDRHTLFTPSSPKPNPHPPQHFKDNVSNNQQIDDLFEILMKSGEISSGFKASQDPSLSDLPSSPPTPSPPPSPHHFLPPTHHPDTQNRPCSGTGRLEDFLESTTGAPLLGVEPDGPLTLIDDLHNQMLSTSSILDHPSSPMDTSDLSFSLHPASLDFEDPTLDGMDWLDIPVGGGGSNSNSGGMVLAPLSSHTPPSVFSADFLDSSDLQLHWDSCL, from the exons TTCTTCAGCTCAAACTACAACAGAGAAGGACGCGAGAGGAGCTGGTCAGCCAAGGAATCATGCCTC CATTGAAGAGTCCAGCTGCCTTCCATGAACAGTTGAAAAGTCTGGAGAGAGCACGC ACTGAGGATTACCTGAAGAGGAAGATCAGGAGTCGGCCAGAGAGGTCAGAACTGGTCAGAATGCACATCCTCGAAG AGACCTCAGCTGAGCCCTCACTGCAGGCCAAGCAGCTGAAGCTGAAGAGAGCCCGACTGGCAGATGATCTCAATGATAAGATCTCCCACCGCCCTGGACCCATCGAACTCATCCACAAGAACATAATCCCTGTGCACACGCTCATTG GTACAGAGTCTCCGAAGGGTGAGAGCTCCTCACTGGACGAGGACAGTAGTGATGCCCTATCACCGGACCCCCAGTGCAGTCAGGACTCTCCGTTGGGTCTAGCCCCTCAACACTCCCCGTCTGATGTGCTGAAAATGAATGGAGACCTCTCACCCACTCAG TTCCTCACTCaggcccctcctcctcctctcgtTGTATCCAATGTTTCTCCACCACGGCATCTAACCAGTGAAACTAACATGACAAACTCTTCCCGTCCACCAACAGGACATGCAAAG CAGTCCAAGTCCAGCACGGATCGGACATCACAACGATCCAAGAAACCCAAAGATAACAAGCCCAAAGTGAAGAAACTCAAATATCACCAGTATATCCCACCTGACCAGAAGAACGACCGGGAGCCGCCTCCTGAACTGGACTCCTCGTACGCCAAGATCCTCCACCAGCAGCAGCTCTTTCTTCAGCTTCAGATCATTAACCAGCAACAGCAGCACTACAACTACCACACTATCTTACCCGCACCTCCAAA ACTTCCTGCTGAAAAGCAGCAAACATCCAGCAATCCAGGCCCCTCCCCTTCCCAGACTTTTTCCACGTGCTCTACAGTCTCCTCCAATCACAATGGGCCCAATCGTCAGAGCCAGCCTACAGTGGGAGGAGCTAAGCCCAGCACTTTACCTGCAAACCTGGATGAATTCAAA GTTGCTGAACTTAAACATGAGCTCAAATTGAGGGGTTTGACAGTATCGGGCACTAAGAATGATCTGATCGAACGACTGAAGAACTACCAGGAGCAGAATGGTTCATCAGCCGCAGGGGCTGCAGCTACAAAACCCGGCCCTGCTCAGTTACCACAGGTGTCAGTTCAGTCATCTGGTGCCGCCCCACATCAAGCCCCGAAAGATACAGTTGTTCCATTGTCAGCCTTTCCTGTAACGGCTACCACCCGGGTCCACAGCACTCCACCTCAAATCATGCGCTTCAGCAGCACTAGCTCCTCTCCTCCTGCATCTCCGACCCCCTCTGACCGCTCTCTGGCTGCATTGAGTCCTGATGAAGCAAGCTGCAATGGGGATGTGTTTGGAGAAATG GTTTCCTCGCCTCTCACTCAGCTCAGCCTGCACCCCTCTCCAGACCACCCCTCCCCAATTAAAGAGGAGTCTCATGGGCAGATGCAGTCCTCCTGCAGCCTTTCTCACCCAGGTCCGCTGTCTCAGGATCCAGGTCCCGTGGCAGCAACAGGATCTGCTGTGTCTCCTCTGAACAAAGACCAAATGCTTCAAGAGAAGGACAAGCAGATCGAGGAGTTGACACGGATGCTTAGACAGAAGCAGAGGCTGGTGGAGACCCTGCGCTCTCAGCTGGAGCAGGGTAAGCGTGGAGCAGCCGCAGACATAACGGACAACACGGGTAACGCTGAAATACCATTGCTGTCTAACGGTGTGGAAGTGAAGGTAAAGGAAGAGATTAAGGATGAAATGGACACAACAGAGGACCTGCTGAAGCAAGTCCAGCCCCAGAAGAAGATCCAGACGCAGTGTTCGCAGCAGACTCTACTCAAACTGCAGCAAATTCACcggctgcagcagcagcagcaaatgCTGGTGGACGTACCAGGTGTACAGCAACAGAAGACACAGTTATTGCAACATCAGCAGCAGCAAAATGAACCACTGAAACTGCAGCAAGAGCAAGGAAAAACACAGGTGTTACAGTTGCAGCAGCAGAAAATGCAGCTGCTGCAGCAACAGCAGAAGGCACAGTTACTGCAGCAGCAGAAGACACAGTTACTGCAGCAGCAGAAGACACAGTTACTGCAGCAGCAGAAGAAGGCACAGTTACTGCAACAGAAGACTCTGTTACAACAGCAGCAAAAGACTCAGTTGCAGCAGCAACAGAAGACGCAGGTACTgcatcagcagcagcaacaaAAGCTGCAGCAGCTCATCATCCAGCAGAGGCAGCAACAAAGCAATCAGAAGCAGCAGCCGAAGCCACAAAATCAGCCACAGCAGCAGGTACAGACACAG atgatCGTCAACCAGCAGTCTAGTACTCCAATTACTACATCTTTCCCACTGGATCTCCTGAAAGCTCATCCCACTCCCACGTTGGTCACTGACAGTAATGGAAACCGTTATCTGATTGCACTCACCAGTAATAGTGTGGACAGCCTGACTGGAAAATCTCCTCAGAGCAAATCCAATGGATGGATTACTCTACAG AGATTGCAGTCGACTCCTACCAAGCTTCCTAGCCAGTCATCTACTAGTATGGCTACTTCTGCCAATCAATCACAAGCTGTCAGAGAGCCCGTCACCAAA GTTCAGAAAGTAGGGCTCCACTTGGAAACTCCAACTGTTAAAGAGTCCAGCCAGCCAGTGTCTGCACCAGCCAGTTTTGAGCCCTTCTTCTGTGAGGAATCGAACACGCTGAGCAAACCCTCCTCACCCCCTTCGTTTAAG GAGGACATTTGCCCATCTTTTGATCGACACACTTTATTTACCCCTTCCTCCCCAAAGCCGAACCCTCACCCTCCTCAGCATTTCAAA GATAATGTCTCAAACAACCAGCAAATAGACGATCTGTTTGAAATCCTGATGAAGAgtggag AAATTTCCTCTGGATTTAAAGCCAGTCAAGACCCCTCCCTGTCAGACCTCCCCTCCAGCCCACCCACTCCATCCCCACCTCCTTCTCCGCACCACTTCTTGCCACCCACACATCACCCCGACACCCAGAACAGGCCTTGCTCTGGAACAGGCCGTCTGGAGGACTTCCTGGAGAGCACCACCGGTGCCCCTCTTCTCGGTGTGGAGCCGGACGGACCTTTGACGTTAATCGATGACCTCCACAATCAAATGCTGAGCACTTCCAGTATTCTGGACCATCCCTCATCTCCAATGGACACCAGTGACCTGAGCTTCTCGCTCCACCCTGCCAGCCTGGACTTTGAAGACCCCACCTTGGATGGCATGGATTGGCTGGACATACCTGTGGGAGGAGGGGGCAGCAATTCTAACAGTGGGGGTATGGTTCTTGCCCCTCTGAGCTCGCACACCCCACCCAGTGTATTCTCTGCAGACTTTTTGGACAGTTCAGATCTGCAGCTCCACTGGGACTCATGTTTGTAG
- the LOC113056061 gene encoding MKL/myocardin-like protein 1 isoform X6, translating into MAIHLVLQLKLQQRRTREELVSQGIMPPLKSPAAFHEQLKSLERARTEDYLKRKIRSRPERSELVRMHILEETSAEPSLQAKQLKLKRARLADDLNDKISHRPGPIELIHKNIIPVHTLIGTESPKGESSSLDEDSSDALSPDPQCSQDSPLGLAPQHSPSDVLKMNGDLSPTQFLTQAPPPPLVVSNVSPPRHLTSETNMTNSSRPPTGHAKQSKSSTDRTSQRSKKPKDNKPKVKKLKYHQYIPPDQKNDREPPPELDSSYAKILHQQQLFLQLQIINQQQQHYNYHTILPAPPKLPAEKQQTSSNPGPSPSQTFSTCSTVSSNHNGPNRQSQPTVGGAKPSTLPANLDEFKVAELKHELKLRGLTVSGTKNDLIERLKNYQEQNGSSAAGAAATKPGPAQLPQVSVQSSGAAPHQAPKDTVVPLSAFPVTATTRVHSTPPQIMRFSSTSSSPPASPTPSDRSLAALSPDEASCNGDVFGEMVSSPLTQLSLHPSPDHPSPIKEESHGQMQSSCSLSHPGPLSQDPGPVAATGSAVSPLNKDQMLQEKDKQIEELTRMLRQKQRLVETLRSQLEQGKRGAAADITDNTGNAEIPLLSNGVEVKVKEEIKDEMDTTEDLLKQVQPQKKIQTQCSQQTLLKLQQIHRLQQQQQMLVDVPGVQQQKTQLLQHQQQQNEPLKLQQEQGKTQVLQLQQQKMQLLQQQQKAQLLQQQKTQLLQQQKTQLLQQQKKAQLLQQKTLLQQQQKTQLQQQQKTQVLHQQQQQKLQQLIIQQRQQQSNQKQQPKPQNQPQQQVQTQMIVNQQSSTPITTSFPLDLLKAHPTPTLVTDSNGNRYLIALTSNSVDSLTGKSPQSKSNGWITLQRLQSTPTKLPSQSSTSMATSANQSQAVREPVTKVQKVGLHLETPTVKESSQPVSAPASFEPFFCEESNTLSKPSSPPSFKEDICPSFDRHTLFTPSSPKPNPHPPQHFKDNVSNNQQIDDLFEILMKSGEISSGFKASQDPSLSDLPSSPPTPSPPPSPHHFLPPTHHPDTQNRPCSGTGRLEDFLESTTGAPLLGVEPDGPLTLIDDLHNQMLSTSSILDHPSSPMDTSDLSFSLHPASLDFEDPTLDGMDWLDIPVGGGGSNSNSGGMVLAPLSSHTPPSVFSADFLDSSDLQLHWDSCL; encoded by the exons TTCTTCAGCTCAAACTACAACAGAGAAGGACGCGAGAGGAGCTGGTCAGCCAAGGAATCATGCCTC CATTGAAGAGTCCAGCTGCCTTCCATGAACAGTTGAAAAGTCTGGAGAGAGCACGC ACTGAGGATTACCTGAAGAGGAAGATCAGGAGTCGGCCAGAGAGGTCAGAACTGGTCAGAATGCACATCCTCGAAG AGACCTCAGCTGAGCCCTCACTGCAGGCCAAGCAGCTGAAGCTGAAGAGAGCCCGACTGGCAGATGATCTCAATGATAAGATCTCCCACCGCCCTGGACCCATCGAACTCATCCACAAGAACATAATCCCTGTGCACACGCTCATTG GTACAGAGTCTCCGAAGGGTGAGAGCTCCTCACTGGACGAGGACAGTAGTGATGCCCTATCACCGGACCCCCAGTGCAGTCAGGACTCTCCGTTGGGTCTAGCCCCTCAACACTCCCCGTCTGATGTGCTGAAAATGAATGGAGACCTCTCACCCACTCAG TTCCTCACTCaggcccctcctcctcctctcgtTGTATCCAATGTTTCTCCACCACGGCATCTAACCAGTGAAACTAACATGACAAACTCTTCCCGTCCACCAACAGGACATGCAAAG CAGTCCAAGTCCAGCACGGATCGGACATCACAACGATCCAAGAAACCCAAAGATAACAAGCCCAAAGTGAAGAAACTCAAATATCACCAGTATATCCCACCTGACCAGAAGAACGACCGGGAGCCGCCTCCTGAACTGGACTCCTCGTACGCCAAGATCCTCCACCAGCAGCAGCTCTTTCTTCAGCTTCAGATCATTAACCAGCAACAGCAGCACTACAACTACCACACTATCTTACCCGCACCTCCAAA ACTTCCTGCTGAAAAGCAGCAAACATCCAGCAATCCAGGCCCCTCCCCTTCCCAGACTTTTTCCACGTGCTCTACAGTCTCCTCCAATCACAATGGGCCCAATCGTCAGAGCCAGCCTACAGTGGGAGGAGCTAAGCCCAGCACTTTACCTGCAAACCTGGATGAATTCAAA GTTGCTGAACTTAAACATGAGCTCAAATTGAGGGGTTTGACAGTATCGGGCACTAAGAATGATCTGATCGAACGACTGAAGAACTACCAGGAGCAGAATGGTTCATCAGCCGCAGGGGCTGCAGCTACAAAACCCGGCCCTGCTCAGTTACCACAGGTGTCAGTTCAGTCATCTGGTGCCGCCCCACATCAAGCCCCGAAAGATACAGTTGTTCCATTGTCAGCCTTTCCTGTAACGGCTACCACCCGGGTCCACAGCACTCCACCTCAAATCATGCGCTTCAGCAGCACTAGCTCCTCTCCTCCTGCATCTCCGACCCCCTCTGACCGCTCTCTGGCTGCATTGAGTCCTGATGAAGCAAGCTGCAATGGGGATGTGTTTGGAGAAATG GTTTCCTCGCCTCTCACTCAGCTCAGCCTGCACCCCTCTCCAGACCACCCCTCCCCAATTAAAGAGGAGTCTCATGGGCAGATGCAGTCCTCCTGCAGCCTTTCTCACCCAGGTCCGCTGTCTCAGGATCCAGGTCCCGTGGCAGCAACAGGATCTGCTGTGTCTCCTCTGAACAAAGACCAAATGCTTCAAGAGAAGGACAAGCAGATCGAGGAGTTGACACGGATGCTTAGACAGAAGCAGAGGCTGGTGGAGACCCTGCGCTCTCAGCTGGAGCAGGGTAAGCGTGGAGCAGCCGCAGACATAACGGACAACACGGGTAACGCTGAAATACCATTGCTGTCTAACGGTGTGGAAGTGAAGGTAAAGGAAGAGATTAAGGATGAAATGGACACAACAGAGGACCTGCTGAAGCAAGTCCAGCCCCAGAAGAAGATCCAGACGCAGTGTTCGCAGCAGACTCTACTCAAACTGCAGCAAATTCACcggctgcagcagcagcagcaaatgCTGGTGGACGTACCAGGTGTACAGCAACAGAAGACACAGTTATTGCAACATCAGCAGCAGCAAAATGAACCACTGAAACTGCAGCAAGAGCAAGGAAAAACACAGGTGTTACAGTTGCAGCAGCAGAAAATGCAGCTGCTGCAGCAACAGCAGAAGGCACAGTTACTGCAGCAGCAGAAGACACAGTTACTGCAGCAGCAGAAGACACAGTTACTGCAGCAGCAGAAGAAGGCACAGTTACTGCAACAGAAGACTCTGTTACAACAGCAGCAAAAGACTCAGTTGCAGCAGCAACAGAAGACGCAGGTACTgcatcagcagcagcaacaaAAGCTGCAGCAGCTCATCATCCAGCAGAGGCAGCAACAAAGCAATCAGAAGCAGCAGCCGAAGCCACAAAATCAGCCACAGCAGCAGGTACAGACACAG atgatCGTCAACCAGCAGTCTAGTACTCCAATTACTACATCTTTCCCACTGGATCTCCTGAAAGCTCATCCCACTCCCACGTTGGTCACTGACAGTAATGGAAACCGTTATCTGATTGCACTCACCAGTAATAGTGTGGACAGCCTGACTGGAAAATCTCCTCAGAGCAAATCCAATGGATGGATTACTCTACAG AGATTGCAGTCGACTCCTACCAAGCTTCCTAGCCAGTCATCTACTAGTATGGCTACTTCTGCCAATCAATCACAAGCTGTCAGAGAGCCCGTCACCAAA GTTCAGAAAGTAGGGCTCCACTTGGAAACTCCAACTGTTAAAGAGTCCAGCCAGCCAGTGTCTGCACCAGCCAGTTTTGAGCCCTTCTTCTGTGAGGAATCGAACACGCTGAGCAAACCCTCCTCACCCCCTTCGTTTAAG GAGGACATTTGCCCATCTTTTGATCGACACACTTTATTTACCCCTTCCTCCCCAAAGCCGAACCCTCACCCTCCTCAGCATTTCAAA GATAATGTCTCAAACAACCAGCAAATAGACGATCTGTTTGAAATCCTGATGAAGAgtggag AAATTTCCTCTGGATTTAAAGCCAGTCAAGACCCCTCCCTGTCAGACCTCCCCTCCAGCCCACCCACTCCATCCCCACCTCCTTCTCCGCACCACTTCTTGCCACCCACACATCACCCCGACACCCAGAACAGGCCTTGCTCTGGAACAGGCCGTCTGGAGGACTTCCTGGAGAGCACCACCGGTGCCCCTCTTCTCGGTGTGGAGCCGGACGGACCTTTGACGTTAATCGATGACCTCCACAATCAAATGCTGAGCACTTCCAGTATTCTGGACCATCCCTCATCTCCAATGGACACCAGTGACCTGAGCTTCTCGCTCCACCCTGCCAGCCTGGACTTTGAAGACCCCACCTTGGATGGCATGGATTGGCTGGACATACCTGTGGGAGGAGGGGGCAGCAATTCTAACAGTGGGGGTATGGTTCTTGCCCCTCTGAGCTCGCACACCCCACCCAGTGTATTCTCTGCAGACTTTTTGGACAGTTCAGATCTGCAGCTCCACTGGGACTCATGTTTGTAG